The proteins below come from a single Nocardiopsis gilva YIM 90087 genomic window:
- a CDS encoding energy-coupling factor transporter transmembrane component T family protein, with amino-acid sequence MNIIGLYIPGDSLLHRVPAGAKLLVLLVTVTAVIAIGNLWVALGSALVAALAYPLGGLAPRYVWRMFRPVLPFLVLIAVFQGIVGDWPTAARVCAQLTTAVLLAALVTLTTRVSEMLALFERLARPLRFAGVRPDRVALVLALTIRSIPMVEAALRASREAYAARGLRGRPHLIVVPVIVGLIRSAEATGEAMAARGLD; translated from the coding sequence GTGAACATCATCGGGCTCTATATCCCCGGCGACTCGCTGCTCCATCGCGTTCCGGCCGGGGCGAAGCTGCTCGTCCTGCTCGTGACGGTGACGGCGGTGATCGCCATCGGGAACCTGTGGGTCGCTCTCGGGTCCGCGCTTGTCGCCGCCCTGGCCTACCCGCTGGGCGGTCTCGCCCCGCGCTACGTCTGGCGGATGTTCCGCCCTGTTCTCCCCTTCCTGGTGCTCATCGCCGTGTTCCAGGGGATCGTGGGCGACTGGCCGACAGCGGCCCGCGTGTGCGCCCAGCTCACCACCGCGGTCCTGCTGGCCGCGCTCGTCACGCTCACCACCCGGGTGAGCGAGATGCTCGCCCTCTTCGAACGCCTGGCCCGCCCCCTGCGCTTCGCCGGTGTCCGCCCGGACCGGGTCGCCTTGGTCCTGGCCCTCACCATCCGGTCCATCCCCATGGTCGAGGCCGCCCTGCGGGCGTCCCGCGAGGCCTACGCGGCCCGTGGACTGCGCGGCCGCCCGCACCTCATCGTGGTGCCAGTGATCGTCGGCCTGATCCGCTCCGCCGAGGCGACCGGCGAGGCGATGGCAGCGCGCGGCCTGGACTGA
- a CDS encoding VOC family protein, with amino-acid sequence MDWKLEVVVVPVSDVDRAKRFYSEGLGCAVDVDERVTATMRVVQLTPPGSGCSVAIGEGMTDMAPGTMSGLQLCVGDIHAARAELVSRGVDVSPVHHYDTTTGELLDGPGEEWNRFLFFTDPDGNKWTVQESPHIKP; translated from the coding sequence ATGGACTGGAAGCTCGAAGTGGTGGTCGTCCCCGTCTCCGACGTGGACCGGGCCAAGCGGTTCTACAGCGAGGGGCTCGGCTGCGCCGTCGACGTCGATGAGCGGGTGACGGCGACCATGCGCGTCGTGCAGCTCACGCCCCCGGGATCGGGGTGCTCGGTCGCGATCGGCGAGGGCATGACCGACATGGCGCCCGGAACGATGAGCGGACTCCAGCTGTGCGTGGGCGACATCCACGCCGCCCGCGCCGAGCTGGTCTCCCGAGGCGTGGACGTCAGCCCGGTCCACCACTACGACACGACAACGGGCGAACTCCTCGACGGGCCAGGGGAGGAGTGGAACAGGTTCCTCTTCTTCACCGACCCCGACGGGAACAAGTGGACGGTGCAGGAGAGCCCCCACATCAAGCCCTGA